A window from Gottschalkiaceae bacterium SANA encodes these proteins:
- a CDS encoding phosphoenolpyruvate synthase has product MIKWLKEIKVEDFHLAGGKGAHLARMLAHGIAVPDGFVIPTSVYDEYVEANHLNESIDGILTSDMPIFEQSAAIQALFGVEKLSRNFLDSLMGAFAEFARKGEGRVAVRSSSTAEDLPGMSFAGQYSTYLNVAQDQLAQKVIECWRSLWNERAMEYRLKNQVTADFSHAVVVQKMVKAAVSGVAFTANPMNGIRHQLVINASFGLGEAVVSGQLNPDQYTVDRHTKVVVDRSISRKSRKLVAKGTGIDWLVLGDQEANLSSLNEEQIGRLAEAAEQIEALFGRPQDIEFAFDDQNVLYILQSRHITTLFPIDKLKQDGKIRAYLSASTVLFGMKEPFTNLGYDLMSHMFPTIINVMTNRQKKPLTNDFVGHAGNRIFVDMTVLLSSGFVTKQFAKAFSGNDLPLEGVITSLMKNYGKQFKHQGIRFRFPFGFIGYGVKMAATVRMVSKIPHENRYAAMKEEGNRWYESALKRYEQAVTLEERLNFAVENLVEAFKLSQLQASYCMDANNYIKIEKVLAKHFASDYKVETLAQSLPGCFTQTMTIRLNEYAKICVEQELKPRVNDPEFQKILEEYGHRANLELDFGTKRWREDPSFLLGLVETYMKDGMYKRNLADHKKKRRQAELMIEEVADALIEKIGKRRAEKFRMQMVHYRYGAAMREYPKSDIVRFLELSRNAVLSMGDELAAAGQLDEPEDIFFLYKKQITAGRDLKELVESNKAVYNKEMRRTAIPRMLVNNGHAVYTATTIDPHAKTLQGMPLSAGTYEGIVRVVFDPRTTDLQEGEIMVTESTNPAWTPLFAVAGALILEYGGPMSHGGIVAREYGLPAVVGISSATAVLKDGQRVRVNGEKGSVQLIEPSI; this is encoded by the coding sequence ATGATTAAATGGCTGAAAGAGATCAAAGTAGAAGATTTCCATTTGGCTGGAGGCAAGGGCGCCCATCTGGCGCGTATGCTTGCTCACGGCATTGCGGTGCCAGATGGGTTTGTCATTCCTACATCGGTCTATGATGAGTATGTAGAAGCCAATCATCTGAATGAATCCATTGATGGGATTTTGACGTCTGATATGCCCATTTTTGAACAGTCGGCAGCCATTCAAGCTTTGTTTGGCGTAGAAAAATTATCTCGAAACTTTCTAGATTCCCTTATGGGAGCATTTGCCGAATTTGCAAGAAAGGGTGAGGGAAGAGTGGCAGTTAGAAGCAGTTCTACGGCAGAAGATCTTCCAGGTATGAGTTTTGCGGGTCAGTATTCCACCTATTTGAATGTTGCACAAGACCAGCTGGCTCAAAAAGTTATTGAATGTTGGCGGTCCTTGTGGAACGAAAGAGCCATGGAGTACCGCTTGAAAAATCAAGTCACGGCAGATTTTTCCCATGCGGTTGTTGTACAAAAGATGGTGAAGGCCGCGGTATCGGGTGTTGCCTTTACGGCCAATCCCATGAATGGCATCAGGCATCAGTTGGTGATTAATGCTTCCTTCGGTCTTGGAGAAGCCGTTGTAAGTGGCCAATTGAATCCAGATCAGTACACGGTCGATCGGCATACCAAAGTGGTTGTGGACCGGAGCATCAGCAGAAAAAGTAGAAAGCTTGTGGCGAAGGGAACCGGTATTGATTGGCTAGTTCTTGGTGATCAGGAGGCAAATCTCTCGTCGTTGAATGAAGAACAGATTGGCCGATTGGCTGAGGCAGCAGAACAAATTGAGGCTCTTTTTGGCAGACCGCAGGACATAGAATTTGCCTTTGATGATCAAAATGTCTTGTATATTCTACAGTCTCGTCATATCACGACCCTCTTTCCTATCGACAAACTAAAGCAGGATGGAAAGATCAGGGCTTATTTGAGTGCGAGCACGGTGCTCTTTGGTATGAAAGAGCCATTTACGAATTTGGGTTATGACCTGATGAGTCATATGTTTCCAACCATTATTAATGTGATGACCAATCGACAAAAAAAGCCTTTGACCAATGATTTTGTTGGTCATGCTGGAAACCGTATTTTTGTCGATATGACTGTTCTTTTGTCTAGTGGTTTTGTGACCAAGCAATTTGCCAAGGCTTTTTCCGGTAACGATCTGCCTCTAGAAGGCGTAATCACCAGCTTGATGAAAAACTACGGAAAACAATTCAAGCATCAGGGCATTCGCTTCAGGTTCCCATTCGGGTTTATCGGCTATGGAGTCAAGATGGCGGCTACCGTTAGGATGGTTTCAAAGATTCCCCATGAAAACCGGTATGCGGCCATGAAAGAGGAAGGAAATCGGTGGTATGAGAGCGCATTGAAAAGATATGAACAAGCAGTGACTTTGGAGGAGCGATTGAACTTTGCTGTTGAGAATCTTGTCGAAGCATTTAAACTGTCCCAGCTGCAGGCAAGCTATTGTATGGATGCCAACAATTACATCAAAATTGAAAAAGTCCTTGCTAAGCACTTTGCTAGCGATTATAAGGTGGAAACTTTAGCACAGTCCCTGCCGGGATGTTTTACTCAAACCATGACGATTCGGTTGAATGAGTATGCGAAAATTTGCGTGGAACAGGAGTTGAAACCCCGTGTGAATGATCCGGAGTTTCAGAAAATTCTTGAAGAATACGGACATCGGGCAAACCTCGAATTGGATTTTGGCACCAAACGCTGGCGCGAAGATCCGAGTTTTCTGCTGGGACTGGTTGAAACCTATATGAAGGACGGCATGTATAAAAGAAACTTGGCAGACCATAAGAAGAAGCGTCGGCAAGCAGAGTTGATGATCGAGGAGGTTGCCGATGCTCTGATTGAAAAGATTGGAAAAAGAAGAGCGGAAAAATTTAGAATGCAGATGGTTCATTATCGTTATGGTGCGGCCATGAGGGAATATCCAAAGTCTGATATTGTTCGGTTTTTAGAATTGAGTAGGAATGCTGTTCTAAGCATGGGTGATGAGCTTGCGGCGGCGGGACAACTCGACGAGCCCGAAGATATTTTCTTCCTTTACAAAAAGCAAATTACGGCGGGCAGAGACTTGAAGGAGCTAGTTGAGTCAAACAAAGCAGTCTATAACAAAGAGATGAGGCGAACTGCGATCCCAAGAATGCTTGTAAATAACGGCCATGCGGTTTATACGGCAACAACCATTGATCCCCATGCAAAGACCTTGCAAGGCATGCCATTGTCTGCCGGCACCTATGAAGGGATTGTACGGGTAGTTTTTGATCCGAGGACGACAGACCTTCAAGAGGGCGAAATTATGGTGACGGAAAGTACCAATCCGGCCTGGACCCCGCTTTTCGCTGTGGCGGGCGCATTGATATTGGAATATGGGGGCCCCATGAGTCATGGTGGTATTGTAGCAAGAGAGTACGGATTGCCAGCGGTTGTCGGTATTTCGTCGGCTACAGCGGTATTGAAAGATGGCCAACGGGTTCGCGTGAATGGAGAGAAGGGAAGCGTTCAATTGATTGAACCAAGCATCTAG
- a CDS encoding permease, whose amino-acid sequence MNISLYVITLLLLGASTWRDKMKTKKACKKAWKAFENIMPQFLGVIVLVGMMMAVFDAAFISRLIGDQSGPLGLVLSALVGSITLIPGFVAFPTAAILLSNGAGHMQIAAFVSTLMMVGVVTLPVEIQYFGKKIAWSRNILAFLFSFIVAVLVGKVAGGIWL is encoded by the coding sequence TTGAATATCAGTTTATATGTGATTACCCTCCTGCTTTTGGGGGCTTCCACATGGCGAGACAAAATGAAAACCAAAAAAGCCTGTAAAAAAGCATGGAAAGCCTTTGAAAATATTATGCCTCAATTTTTAGGCGTTATTGTTTTGGTCGGCATGATGATGGCGGTCTTCGATGCCGCCTTTATTTCCAGATTGATCGGCGATCAGTCCGGTCCCCTTGGTCTTGTTCTTTCCGCCCTTGTGGGTTCTATCACGCTCATCCCGGGATTTGTCGCATTTCCTACGGCTGCCATCCTTTTATCCAATGGGGCAGGCCATATGCAAATTGCAGCCTTTGTCTCCACCCTAATGATGGTCGGCGTGGTCACCCTGCCGGTTGAGATTCAGTACTTCGGTAAAAAAATAGCCTGGAGCAGAAATATCCTGGCCTTTCTTTTCTCATTTATTGTGGCCGTACTTGTTGGAAAGGTGGCTGGTGGAATATGGCTATAG
- a CDS encoding permease, giving the protein MAIVKRYHFFLITCMAFVLLWIINQELGMKALQVTGYSLKEMILVIPPIFVLLGLLDVWVPRETMIKYMGDHSGVRGVVLAFLIGSAAAGPLYGAFPVAAVFMKKGVKFSNVLIFIGAWSTTKIPMFLFELSALGARFALTRLLVDIPGILLMSIILSKQLSKKDIQVLYNKAENL; this is encoded by the coding sequence ATGGCTATAGTTAAACGATATCATTTTTTTCTCATCACATGCATGGCCTTTGTTCTTCTCTGGATCATCAATCAAGAACTGGGCATGAAAGCCCTGCAGGTTACTGGTTATTCCCTAAAAGAAATGATCCTCGTCATTCCACCCATTTTTGTTCTTTTGGGTTTGCTGGATGTTTGGGTTCCTCGAGAAACAATGATCAAATATATGGGTGATCATTCCGGTGTAAGGGGTGTTGTTCTAGCCTTCCTTATTGGGTCCGCAGCAGCGGGACCTCTATACGGCGCCTTTCCCGTCGCAGCGGTTTTTATGAAAAAGGGTGTAAAATTCAGCAATGTGCTGATCTTTATCGGCGCATGGTCAACCACCAAGATTCCTATGTTTCTCTTTGAGTTGTCTGCCTTGGGTGCACGTTTCGCACTTACTCGATTACTCGTTGATATTCCCGGCATTCTACTCATGTCGATAATTTTATCCAAACAGCTCTCAAAAAAGGACATTCAAGTTTTATATAACAAAGCAGAAAACCTGTAG
- a CDS encoding NUDIX hydrolase, protein MFTACTAIIVLKGNLVLLGYRSDGQGWSFAGGKQEPEEDLEACAKRELHEEFGLLASRLEPLGRIHSSSLVHGVLLTVHPMVYLCREYTGTIKMRIEEMLDFQWVSLDQADQIPDLYPPTQEALHTYTELIQKRC, encoded by the coding sequence ATGTTCACTGCGTGCACTGCCATTATTGTTTTGAAAGGAAATTTGGTGCTCTTGGGCTATCGTTCTGATGGACAAGGGTGGTCTTTTGCTGGAGGAAAACAAGAGCCCGAAGAAGACTTGGAAGCCTGTGCGAAACGGGAACTGCATGAAGAATTCGGTCTCCTAGCAAGCCGATTGGAACCCTTAGGTCGAATTCATTCTTCAAGCCTTGTCCACGGCGTTCTTTTAACTGTCCACCCCATGGTTTACCTTTGCCGCGAATACACCGGCACGATCAAAATGCGTATTGAGGAAATGCTGGATTTTCAATGGGTCTCACTGGATCAGGCTGATCAGATCCCGGATCTCTATCCCCCAACCCAAGAAGCCTTGCACACCTATACCGAACTTATACAAAAAAGATGTTGA
- a CDS encoding ACT domain-containing protein — translation MPNRYLVISKEILPEIYVKVVEADEMIRTGKARGISDAVKQVGISRSTYYKYHEHVYRLSEAKRGKKVTITFLLMHQVGLLSYVLDSIARQGGNVLTIHQDIPINEFANVSITFDMTNLRGELADFIDELKEVEGITRLELIALGY, via the coding sequence ATGCCGAATCGTTATTTGGTTATCAGCAAGGAAATTTTACCGGAAATTTATGTTAAGGTGGTAGAGGCGGATGAAATGATTCGAACCGGAAAGGCGCGTGGCATCAGTGATGCGGTCAAGCAGGTGGGAATCAGTCGGAGTACCTACTATAAATATCATGAGCATGTGTATCGTTTGTCGGAAGCTAAGCGCGGGAAAAAGGTAACTATTACATTTTTGTTGATGCATCAAGTGGGCTTGTTGTCCTATGTTCTAGACTCCATTGCGCGACAAGGGGGAAATGTCTTGACGATTCATCAGGATATTCCGATCAATGAATTTGCCAATGTCAGTATTACCTTCGATATGACCAATCTTCGAGGAGAATTGGCGGATTTTATTGATGAATTGAAGGAAGTAGAAGGAATTACAAGACTTGAATTGATTGCTTTGGGCTATTAA
- a CDS encoding NAD(P)H-dependent oxidoreductase, giving the protein MKIGLFVHSVSGNTYLLARMLETAFQNLGQEATLYRVSDPDGQTLVDEFNLDADLYREYLRLPEARAHDLMPCDHLVFASPTYFGNVSAEMKTLFDASAIFWTEAMLAGKTCSALSTAGTPEGGADQALKAIHTFAQHMGIISIPLPCNLVPGMDIPAYGLKHYTGADGSIRPGKAQAIQAKAMAKWIVKQSR; this is encoded by the coding sequence ATGAAAATTGGATTATTTGTTCATAGCGTATCTGGAAACACCTATCTGCTGGCACGCATGCTAGAGACCGCCTTTCAAAATCTAGGACAAGAGGCAACCCTCTATCGGGTTTCCGATCCAGACGGACAGACCCTAGTCGATGAATTTAATTTAGATGCAGACCTTTACCGCGAGTATCTTCGGCTTCCGGAAGCAAGGGCCCATGATCTGATGCCTTGCGACCACCTGGTCTTCGCTTCTCCCACCTATTTTGGCAATGTCTCTGCGGAGATGAAGACGCTCTTCGATGCCTCAGCCATTTTTTGGACAGAAGCCATGCTTGCAGGCAAAACCTGCTCGGCCCTTTCCACTGCCGGAACCCCCGAAGGGGGCGCTGATCAAGCACTAAAAGCCATCCATACCTTTGCGCAACATATGGGAATCATATCCATTCCGCTTCCCTGCAACCTAGTTCCCGGCATGGATATTCCCGCCTACGGATTGAAACACTACACGGGTGCTGACGGCAGCATTCGGCCCGGCAAGGCACAAGCCATTCAAGCAAAAGCGATGGCAAAATGGATTGTTAAACAATCTCGATAA
- the pgmB_2 gene encoding beta-phosphoglucomutase codes for MGNRWKAVIFDLDGVIVDTAKYHYLAWKRLAEELGISFTLEDNERLKGVSRMASLDILLSLGKRRLPETEKLILAEEKNAWYVEMIDQLTREELLPGAEGLLRQLRADGVKIALGSASKNAERILNRLEIGDYFDARIDGTKVSRAKPDPEVFLLAAKSVGVNPADCLVFEDAPAGVEAAKRANMHVVGIGNQENLLLADWILGSLDEINDEILYDGR; via the coding sequence ATGGGTAATCGTTGGAAAGCGGTCATTTTTGACCTGGATGGCGTGATTGTAGATACAGCAAAATACCATTATTTGGCATGGAAACGCCTTGCAGAGGAGTTAGGGATTTCTTTTACACTGGAGGATAATGAGCGGTTGAAAGGGGTTAGTCGGATGGCCTCTTTGGACATTCTGCTTTCCTTGGGAAAAAGAAGGCTCCCAGAGACTGAAAAGCTAATACTGGCGGAAGAGAAAAATGCATGGTATGTGGAGATGATCGACCAGTTGACCCGCGAGGAATTGCTCCCGGGCGCAGAAGGTCTTTTGCGTCAATTAAGAGCAGACGGGGTGAAAATCGCTTTAGGATCGGCTAGCAAGAATGCGGAACGAATTTTGAATCGACTGGAAATTGGAGACTATTTCGACGCTCGCATTGACGGTACCAAGGTAAGTCGAGCAAAACCGGATCCGGAAGTTTTTCTTTTAGCAGCTAAAAGTGTCGGAGTGAATCCAGCAGACTGTCTTGTTTTTGAGGACGCGCCTGCCGGTGTTGAAGCTGCCAAACGAGCAAATATGCATGTTGTTGGCATCGGAAATCAAGAAAACTTGCTTCTTGCGGATTGGATTTTAGGATCTCTGGATGAAATTAATGACGAAATCCTTTATGATGGTAGATAG